The window TCCTATGTGACTTATGTTCGGGGGCCGTCGTCTTGCTGAAAAATACATGTTGCAGTTATTATGCCGTCTGCAATGTTTTCCTTCCAGACTTTCTTTGTATATCACATAGTGTTTAAAATAATGTCCAAAAAGCTACATGTTGGCCTTCTCTTTGCCACTCTGCCATGCCATCTTCTTGTATCTTTCCCCTGCTCTTTTCCCCGGTTTGTTTCAATTATCTTACTGTAGCCGTGTTTGGAATGCCCTTCCTCTTTTACTTCTTCATTCATATCCATTCATACTCACAACAGCTACTTCGGAGTAAATACCCAGTGGTTTAACAACTGTCACGATTGATGATAGGGCTTACAGCGCTTAGAAATACAGTAGAAATTGCAACGGAATGATAATCCTCTTCAGAGGCGAACACAAGACTCCCTGTGTCATATAGAACTGCTCAACTCTCTGTCAGTGCTGCAAGTGAATTTTGAGTGATAAATGCTGAACGATGCTTTTAAACATGATGAACAAGTTTGTCACAAGAAGCACAGTTTCTTATCTGTAAATTTGCTGGATCAATAATAGCCTTAGCGAACCTTCAGAATACACAGTTCCTGCTTTTACCGTAAAAATGGAACTCTATCAAAGCAGCCATGTTTGCTTCATTGGCACAAACACAAGTGCcaaaaagtcaaagttttaATCGTCTCTGCTGATCACACGGGGACTGATCTTTTTGCAGTACACTGATCGTAACTGAGCTTCACTCCCTGATCagtaaaatcattatttttcattgttattcatactatgagctgtgtgtgtgtgtaccttgaCTTCAGCTGCATATTAAGAAATTTTACTTAAGGCATTTTAATACACCAACCCTCTcaacaaaaccaacattttCTAATCAAGCTCCATGAGGCACAGTGAGACTTTTGAGTTTTACATGAACACAAATGAGGAAGTCTTAACTTTTATGCAGTGAATGATATAAGAGCTGCCCTGAAAATATATATGACTGCAAAGCTTAATGTTTCACCTTGAATTCTAGGTCCTATCATCCTGCCTTTTTCAGTTTAAGACTTTTGTCACAAGGCCAATCTACATGTActtcctttttatttgacatAAAGAGAAACATTACACAGTATATTCAATTTGCCAtgtatttggtttttttatAGCACAAGTTAAAGTCTATAACTAGTACAGTTATAAAGAGGACGGTCTAGATCggctctatatgaaaagtgccctgggataacctctgttatgatttggcgccatataaataaaattgaattgaattgaattgaagttTTGCTTTCCGTATTGTAGTGCTATCAGTGTTTGTGCCTGTACATATGTGTGTCTAAGATTCAAGTACACTGTGGGTAGTGTTTGCTTTTGCAGTCTGACACTGTTTTATATACAACTCCACTGACAGTTAAAATAGCTATGTGTATATGTCACCAGAACTTTACTGCTATCATTGATGAATTGCAAATAAAATGGTAACTAGGTGACCAATAACAAATAAAGGTTATTGATGGCCTAATGTTATTGATGAACAGTGGTGGGAAAAATACTCGAATCCTTTGCTGAAGTAAAAAGCAGCAATATCGCACTGCAAAACGTACTCATATTATCTAAGCATCTGCTGCACTTTAATTATAAGAAATGGAATATGTATTGAAACCAAGTtggaatattttatttcaatattataatataatttacattttactattaactacattttgaataaaaaaaaagaaaataagacttgggagcaatgcatcatattttagaagaagatcatgtgttttgtatgaaaaatctTATACTGCTTAGTAAACAGCAACTGCAGCAGAGTAAAAAGTGTATTTCTCTTGAAATGTATTggaatagaagtataaagcagcataaaacaGAAGTACTTAAGTAAGGTACTAGGACCACAAAAATTTACTTAAGTGACCTAATtgattaaatgtacttagttactttccactactaCTGATGATTGCAAGGTAAACAACACCCCGTattaaatataaagtataaaatcttatcttttttcatttcccccACTAGCAGTCTTCACAATCACAACGTTACTGCATTAGGTGACTGGCTTTCCAACCAAATACCAGCCTCGCTTTTAGATTAACAGTCATGCAATTTTAAGATGATCCAAACCTGAAATtctacaaaaatgtaattacaagATTTTAAAGTGACAGGATATATTtgttaatataatgtaatgtcaGATTTGTGCTACCTAAAATAGTATTAGCACAAACTACATACTACTTGATGGTTAaagtaattaaatacatttacgGAAGTAcactattcaattcaattcaatttagttttatttatcttGCGCCAAATCCAAAcagttatctcagggcactttttatCCAGAGCATGTcaagagaacatagcacaatgcatgttccacataaaaatgtataataattacTGTATTGAAGTACAATTATACCTGTATTTAAGTACCTGTACTTggatatttccattttatgctactttctacttctacttcactacatttcaggaggaaatattttgctttttaattcaccacatttatttgacatctgTAGTTGCATTACTGCAGATTAAGgctttacatacaaaacatacactcatcttataaaatacaatacgTTTTATATATAAAACTACATGATAGTGTATAATTTTTGTTAAATGAGCTCTGCCCAatccagctacaacattaataTATGATATTCTGCACATAAAGAGGTATACATTGGTTTAATAAAGACAGGGTTTGTTCACGTTCCACTGCTACTCATCCAGTACTACATGTAAACCCTCCATCTACCTATTCCATaaattacatatactgtacatgctctGGGACTTCTCAAAAGTTGCAGTTCATGTTGTTACCACAGAGGGATGCTAgtttcatgagaaaaaaaaggattgaaatgtcagattttcaTAGCAACTGTTTGAATTCGAACTATCTTGTGTCAATAAGCACAACTTATAATACTTATAACTGAGAAACCTTTCATGTTTCTCTGTGCGagaatttgaattattttagaGAAGTAATTTAAGATCAAATCAAAACTATAATAAACCATTTCCCGAGAAGTGGTATTAGTTCCTATTGGGGAAATTGTTGTATTTCAAAATGAGATGACGACTAAAAGAATCTAAAACTAACACAACTGAAGCTAACCATGGTGAACTGATCAGATTACACCTCAACTTTTATTAAGTCTGATACACACATCACAGTCAGGAGTCTGTAATGGCAGGCTACCACTGTTATCAGCTACCTTAGTGGTTCTTCTCCCTTCTGTCAAAACAGAAGTTTTTGAACATGAGCTGTGTGACACGAGGGAATTTGTGTATGCACTGTCTATTTATAACACAGTGAGCAGGTGTGCCGATACACAGAGGCAAAGTGATTGGCTGGGATCCACTGAGGACGCTTTGTGCTCgtgtaaatacatacacacacagggaacGTACTCGCATCTGCCCTGTGAAAACCTGCATGcacgcaaacatacacacatgcattgaTCTATATACATCAAACCTTATGAGAGTGTAGGCacgtgcatgtatgtgtgcacacaagAAGACAAATGTAtccacatgcatgtgcacaaacacatttacaatcaGACAAACGATTTACAGCTTGCTGCAGGCACTCACACGGATAACCACTCACTTCCACTCATTTCCATTCAAGCAActcaaatatattttcaagTGTTATCAAACGAAAAAGGAGACAAGTCTTCTGCCCTGAGGGTAGAGCAGATCCACACCCACAAAGCAACAGTTCACTCAGATGATCTATAGCACtcaacaaatcaatcaatcttATCCTAACACAAATGCACCACATATGGcttcaaacaaaatgtaaacaactaCTCAGAGAACTACCTGGGACCATATTTTACACCTTCAACAGTGAGGTTGGAAGTGGTTGAGAGGAGGTAGGCAGGGTGTGGCAAAGTACACAGGTTCTTCTGTAGAATCAGAAGAACCACTACCCACGCTGGTTTATTACTGgtaccacagaaaaaaatgagcagCCTTACATGAGAATCGAGGGCGGAAGGAAGATAGCTTTGTTTGCATTTGCTCTTTATTGTGGTCATTTGCACCTACCTTTAGTGAGACTGAAAGCACTGCTGTAATTTCAGAAAGGAAGTAAAACTGCGCAAACAGCACTACAAAACGTTTACCATTTAATGTCAAAAGAATAAAGCACTGATGAGAAGTACCAACACCTAGTATTATATGCGACCAAATGACAATTGGGttgtttaaagtaaaatgagTTGTAGAAATCTAAATAAGAGAGATGATAGATTCTACAGCCCCCCCCaccctctttttgttttggatggAAGAAATTGTTGCAGGATTTTGGGAAATGTTAACTCTCACCTATATGTATCCTAATGAATCATCGCTCATCACATAACATgaactttttggctggaccgcatgtccatgagtgagtgagtgataaagttacaccattggtcaggTACCCAAATTATGGAGTTTACGCACTGgctgctgctctttcaaaattaactGGGGCAAACAGTTTCCATTGCGTCaccaggcagtgttgccaacttactGTCTTACTGTCATTacatttaccaacttttcacacccctttagtgacttttcttcacagaagCAACTAAAGACAAATGTAGCCACTTTCCGGATGGACCTTAGGTACTTgagaagagagtcgccagtgtttCCCTGCAACcgcaaggtcgggctttccctccacaggcacacccCTCTATGCTTCTCATTCAGTTGCCTGCACGGGAGCTGaatagacgtgaatgagcttctaactttctctctgagtgatcattttacaagtaaatggaACTGAAATCATAACACAACCATTgtttttaacttatgtgtgtggtgactTGGTCAGACAACGTCACAGCTATAAATTTAGGAtcttagcagtgcagagcagcagcttggaaatggcttggaagtgactgttggttaacatgtagtcttaatgggcctcATTTAAGTCACTATTCATacttgtctgacaacagaaacagaaaaacgtgtaattgagagcagctttattgggaatttgctgtgttaaaatactgcatacgtgagcacagagagaaggagagaaggaaacagataaagagctgccatatactaggtttggACCTACTCCTGGTTTATGAACATTAACCATGGACTAGTGGCCATATTCAGACTAACATTAGCCTggtgtgaaaaaacacagcctgctcattcattttaatgagcTCAGTTTGGTTGCAAAGAGAGGATGCCAACGCTGAGGGTAACGTAACGTAACATACTCCAGTGTTGAGTCGAAGTCTGTTTTCCCCAGTGATATGTTTCCCATTACCTTAACCTGAACCGAACCTTATCCCCCCTAACAGGAGGGAAACACTATCTGCAATGGGAACAAACTTCAACTTAAGACCAGCTAGGTGCTGCGCTGGCCAGTGAAATAAGTGCAAGTGCACATTCCTGGCAGATCACTTTGTAATGTGAACgctatattttactgtatataccgCAATTGTCACGACTAAAGATAAAATAGTTGGTGCCGTGTTAACTTCACAGAGTTGTTGAATAGTATaaaccactgtgcagtgtttcagCATCAgataagccttcaaactcaGAGATCTGTTACTCAAACCAGACTTCCTAGATCGTACTTTGTGTCTCGCTGGTACCTGAAAAAACACACCCCCAATAAGCCTCTTGACTGTTCAGACTATGGCTGCCTATAGACAGCAATTCATGACGGATAGCATGACGCCAGGACAGACATATGTAGATTGTACAAAGCAATAAGAGTCAGCTTTTGATAGGtggtgaaaagtctgtaaagtATATCATTACAATGAGGCTTTCGGTCACAGGCAGGTGTCCTCAATGTTCCAGAGACATCTGCTGTTTGTGGTGAAAAGCTTTTGCGTAGCCTATAGTGCAGAGTCTTTGTAAGgacccactttttttttttttttttgactatgCATAAGTGGGAGTGGAGCCAATATTGGGTTCTACTTTCTTGTTGGGAAATGACTTAGCAGGCAAAAAGGTTGTTGTTACTCCTGTACAGTCTTTAACTCCCTGTTATGACTCTCCACCAACTGATGTAGCAGCCCAGTTTTTCTACAGTAAAGCAACACATCCCAATCAATAAATACCCACATGTTGTTCCATGCAACTTTTGTTCTCACAACTATTGCTGACATCTGCTCCTACCGAAGTTGAAAGCTAAGTTGACCTAACCATACAGCCCAAGATTTTCCTTTTGGGTTGAGGCGCTATAACATCACATTCTGTCCACCTAAGCTTCTCAGTGACAGTAGTCATTTGTCGCTAGACTACACCGTCATCCCATATATCCCTTCTTGCCCTATCCTATTCCATTCCATGCTGCGATACCCTATCCTAgcctttgtgttttgatgtgagTCACTGCTTATGTCTTCGTGGAATGAGGTGGCTACCAGTACGAGAATCATAACCAAGCCCACATGAattatttattcttctttctttccttcttgtCTTAAATGTTCTACGTTGTGTTGcattgttctctctttctcctctatTAATCAAAAGAGGTTTCAGTTCCCGCCTCTCTAGTTCATTTCACAGCTCCCTTGGTTGACATGTGATTTTCCCTAAGTTACACCAGTGTTACCATGTCTTTTTTAGCAAGGGAAACCACAATGGGTTTCAGTCCTATTCATACCTATACTAATGGGTGAAAGGATTAAAATCAAAGTAGTATATCATCCTTGGAAACATCTGGACAACTGTACCtcacatttttcagttaaaGGGCAAATCATTTGAGATACAGCACGTTTAATGATGATGATCAAGATTTTCTCTGAACAGTTTCACCGTAGTAATGAGCTATTACTGGTCATGAGTAAAGTTGAAATATATCATTTATGATGATATCTGTGGTGTTATCACAGCATGATTCTCTCCATTCTACAACTAACCCCACAGCAGGGGGAAGTTTACTGAGTAGTAAACTACTAAGTACTAAAATAAGGGTTAAAATTAATATCAcactaatttattttaattggttATTATACTTGACAAACTTAAACACACTCCCCTTAAAATGTCTGGGCAATCAATGCATGCTTGTACAGTATTATTATGAGTATTATGAGTATTACAAGTATTTATGAGtacaaataaaccaaaagaTTAGACAGTACGTTTattaagaaacatttttataacaTAAAATGAGACACCAGTGTTGTTTTTGGAAATGCTTCACTGGCAGATTGTATAAAATACATgtcacaaacataaaaactggaTAGTGAAAGTTTTACAAACATATCTGTGATTAAAATtgagaaattaagaaaaaaaaaatgatggttgCACAtgaaagttaaacaaaaatgaaaacaacaattgAAAGCAAAAGAGGCACCGTCAACTACTGGCAAAGTATCCATTCTAAAGTTAAATCTCCATGTCTAATTGCATTTCACCAGCTGGCCCagcctgactgactgaatgatttAGCACATCAGTTTCTCCAACAAGAACCCCGTTTCGGGTGCGGAAGACCTTGCCCAGAGATGGACTCATGGGGTTTGGTATGTACTCTTGACATTGCTGACCACCAAGACTTGGTGCGCATTCTACTATGTAGGAGAAAAAGAGGGTACCATGATTTAACATGCAGCTTTCTCGCACTTTCCCTCTACGCAGAACAAATGAACACTGACCGAGCAGATCACTGTTCCAGTAACTGTCCTCATCATAAACAGCGAacttaagtttgtttttcatgtcaatTTTGATGGGACCAAATTCAAAGGTTTCTGACCATTTAGGATTGTCATTGTTTGCTATAATGGCAGTGAGCTTTACCTGGTCACCATATCTAACCTCCACTGAACCATCTGTCTGCGTACACCTATCACCATACAGACCCTCTGCATAAAGTCTTAATACCTTTAAGTTGGCAAGACCTTTCCCAGCAGGACAGCAGTTTGACTTGATATTCTGATTACTGTTGCAGATACAAGCACAAGAATCCCTTTTGCTGGACCTCTGCCCAATCTTACAGGTTTCTGAACATTTCTTCAACACTGCATTTTTCTTGATGTACTTCTCCACCTCTTGTTTCAGTCCAGCCCTGGCAGGATGACCAATTGGCAGTATGGTGTGCAGGGGCTTTATGTTGTATCGGACCACATCAGGTGTGTTTTTCAGCGAGTTAAGCCATTTATTATAGACAAAAGGATTTGACTGCCCTTGAAAGAGAATATCAGCTCCATTAATGTTTCCACCAATGACCTCTGTGTTACGCTCACTAAACATGCTGCTGAAACGTTGGCCAGAGCCTAACTCCCTCTTCTTTGCCTGACAGTGCTGGTTCATGGCCCTTACACTGGCAGTACTTGCAAAGCCAGCTGAGGCCTCAACTGATAAACAATCCTTCACCTCTGTTGCCGACATTCCATTCATGGTTGCCTTGCAGGTCTTGATGGAAGTGATGGCTTTCATTTCACCTCCCAGAAACACTTGCACGATGTAATGTGTACCATAGGTGTTGATCAGATTGCGATATAATGGTTCGGTCCTAGATGAATAGGTAGGAAGGGAGTTGATGGCTGATCCAAACTCATGACTCAGTGGAGGATTTCTTGCCAGTCTGTAGCTGTGCGGCACAGACATCAAAAGAGTAAGTTGCAGTCAAAAACAGGGTTGTTTCATTTAGATGTTGCAactctgtttatgtttttcactTTAAGAAAAGTCACTGTCATCATAATTTGTATATACAACACTAAATTAAATGTTGCATAgtcaactgaaaaaatacattctgaTTTAATGACAATAAGACAAATATCTGTCCACATACTCACCCATAGAAGTTACAGTAGACAGAATGGCGAAAGAATGTGTAGCGGTCTTCTTTTGACTTTAGCATGCCAAAAGTTGAGTCTTTGGAGTGGGAACCTCCAAAGCCAACCCCAACAGTGGCAGCAGGGATATCAAGGCCAATTTTCCAATCATTAGACACAGATGATGTGGAGTCATTGACAAGAGATTCAACAGAGTCATAAACTATACTAGAGACTGTTAAACTGCACTTAGGGAGGGTTCTCCAGTCCACCACGGCAACTGGGACCTTCTGCTTTTCCTTATTCATGTAGCTGTTTCTGTATAGCCTGCAAGTGCCATTGCCAAGCTTCCACGTTTCAGTGTCGATGACATAGGCACCTTTCCGCTCCATTGTGACGATGTCAAAGCCTTCTCCACCCAGATTGTAACCAGGGACAAAGTGAGCCTTTTCACACTCTTGTGGTTTTCCAATGAAGCTTACACTGGATGGCAGACACAGAGGACTCCATGCCCAGCACAGGAGCGTGAGTTGCCACAAATTTGCCATCTATATGGAGGATGGAAGAATAAAAagcaacagagggaaaaaggctttaaaattttgcaaaagTTTTGAACAGTTATGAAGATGATGAAATCAATACCCAACACAAACTGCTggtaagagagaagaaaagactcCGGTGGATTACCTTAACTGTTGACAACAAGCTGTTGACAACAAGCTGTTGACAGCAAGCTTTAGTCTGAGGCTCTCAAAGTCTCACTAAAGTTGTAGTATTAATGTCGTAGAGGTGGAGTCTTTACTGCCAACCTAATCTATTAGATTCTAACaagttttatatttaaccaactacattcacacattttcaccTACTTCCCATCCTATTAAGATGACAGATGAGACGAAAAGGGTTTTTGCACTGACACATTAATATTGTATGCTCAAGAAATTAAGcagtataattaaaaatatagcTCAAGAAGACTGGTTAAGAGAGATTGAAGCATTGATAGATGGCCTTGCCATCtgtatgaaaaagtaaaaaattgagaaaagataaaatggcatggatgaaaaaaaaatcagttacaaTGATATGCAGCAATGCATGAATTGAAAGGCATAAAACAGTTGATTTCAAGATTTTCTTAATACACTGAATTTGATGTGAGAGACTACTCAACAAAAACTATTAGTATCACAGTAGAAAGGTCTCAGGTGTCTTACCTTACCTTAAGTGTCGACAACAAGTTATGTTCAGTGGCTCACAAAGTCCAACTTAAAGTATTGATGTCCAGGAGGTGGAGTCTTGATTGCCTGTGTAAAATATTCAATTCTAACAACTTTTATATTTGACCAAcctcatttacacatttttactcACTCCACACCCTGGATGAAACTTTCTGCCCCAAATGGGGAAACAGGGCTTTTGAAGTTGTATATTAACAGTAcgcaaagagacaaaatgataCAGCTGAAAAGATTTCAACTGAAGAGGGCTGATTAAGAAACATCTGACAATTGTAATATATGaagcaaaattgcaaaaataaatataccaCCAGTTAGCACTGGATCACAGTGCTAAGTGAAGGGGCAATCAATTCCAGAGAAGGAAACGTGGTTTTGCACAACTATAATATGTGAActataaatgtcaaaattaatACGCTGCAATTATACAGTATGGTACCCGAAGTGTAAAGTGGTCCAGCCCCAAATTAACTCTTTTTGCAGCATTTCACCATATTTAATGTGATTAATGTTTTATGTCACTCTTCTACAATGTTTTAGATTAAAtcagtcaattttttttatatttttgtaataaatgatTAACTTTTATGTCTACTTGTAACTAggaaatcaaaatgcaaaaaatatgacACCTATATGACTGAGCTAAATCtaaatggtaaataaaaaattttaaatttttaaatctatattgTGAATCTAAACATTGAATCAATCGAAAGGTTAGTTTTCAAACACAATGTAATGTTAGATTTAGATTATCTCTCTCAATATCAAGCCTAAATCCTGAATTAAAGTACGTGTTACAATTTGTCATCTCTCACCggtttattaggcacacctacTATagctaaaactgatgcagtgaCATCCAACAGACTTGCAATAAATGCTGTATAGCATGAATGTTATAATGTGTTTGTTGAAACTGGTTAAAATTACAGAGGGGCTAATTCAACTTAATGGTCATTTAGGAGGTGGTTGAAAGTTATTGTGTTATCCACAGagtattttctaatattttgtccaccctctTTATATCAATGATGGTGGACTAAagagttgtgtgtatttgtgtaagcTTTTTGATggtaagatgttttttttcatcgtGAATTGTTCTTTTaggaattaaatgaaatgaaattccTTTGCTGAAACATTGAGATGTGACTGGACATCAAAAAACCCACCCAGGTTCAAAGATGACTGAGTGGCTGAACAAATGAGTAATTGTGGGAAAGTGTTGTGACTCTTCTGCAGATGTGTACAGTGCACCTTCCCTTTAGTCATTgtagtttaaatatttaaatttaaagtttaacattttggagaaaatattcaataacatttagatttagatttgaCATTCTATATTGCTTTTTCCAcacatttaatgtttgtttttttcacataaaaccCTGAAACTATTTACAGATATTACTATAAATCTTGTTACTATATATAAGTGTTTGGACATTTAATGTGATCATGGATCACTTTATAAGAGTGCACCACTAGATTAGCAGTGCACTACATCAGTGTGggacagtttttaaataaaagatcaaAAGTGATGCCACAGAACCAGAAATGTTGTCTTTATTCCATGCAatcttcttctttgtcaaaacctggtacctacattacccacaaaGCAAAACTCtctttatacaacttttttcacacatgaagTTTTAGTacccaagacctgtaaacaatTTTTGATGTGTTAAGAGTAGTTTGTTAATTCGTGAAATCCCCAGTCAACATGGGCAGAGACACCAAAGACACCATTGCTGCAGTGAAAGAACACGTTTCACAGAAAAGGACATAAATCATTACATAAATGGAACACAAAATGGCAAATGAAGTTACCAACTGGCTGGTGGAGAATGCCAGACATTgagcagctacagagccagTTACTGTATTTCTCTCAGGAGCTGATAGAGACCAGAAAAGAGCCACAGGCAGAGAAATGCTGGACTTACTTTTGTCTAGTAGGCAACTGtatgcagtgaaaaaaatcaagatgtAAAAGAAACATTAGAGACATGAGACATTCATGGCTGTGATATTGATATAACGCCATCGTGTAGGTTTTCTGCTGGGCT is drawn from Xiphias gladius isolate SHS-SW01 ecotype Sanya breed wild chromosome 15, ASM1685928v1, whole genome shotgun sequence and contains these coding sequences:
- the LOC120800472 gene encoding perforin-1-like, translating into MANLWQLTLLCWAWSPLCLPSSVSFIGKPQECEKAHFVPGYNLGGEGFDIVTMERKGAYVIDTETWKLGNGTCRLYRNSYMNKEKQKVPVAVVDWRTLPKCSLTVSSIVYDSVESLVNDSTSSVSNDWKIGLDIPAATVGVGFGGSHSKDSTFGMLKSKEDRYTFFRHSVYCNFYGYRLARNPPLSHEFGSAINSLPTYSSRTEPLYRNLINTYGTHYIVQVFLGGEMKAITSIKTCKATMNGMSATEVKDCLSVEASAGFASTASVRAMNQHCQAKKRELGSGQRFSSMFSERNTEVIGGNINGADILFQGQSNPFVYNKWLNSLKNTPDVVRYNIKPLHTILPIGHPARAGLKQEVEKYIKKNAVLKKCSETCKIGQRSSKRDSCACICNSNQNIKSNCCPAGKGLANLKVLRLYAEGLYGDRCTQTDGSVEVRYGDQVKLTAIIANNDNPKWSETFEFGPIKIDMKNKLKFAVYDEDSYWNSDLLGQCSFVLRRGKVRESCMLNHGTLFFSYIVECAPSLGGQQCQEYIPNPMSPSLGKVFRTRNGVLVGETDVLNHSVSQAGPAGEMQLDMEI